The following are encoded together in the Capsulimonas corticalis genome:
- a CDS encoding short chain dehydrogenase: protein MRILVIGASGTIGRPVVDALAERHEVVCVGRTHGDYHADISSPESLVQLFANVGEMDALVSAAGSARFKPLEDLTEDDFAFSLANKLMGQVNLARIGAKYIRDNGSITLTTGILASEPISGSAAISLVNSGLEGFARAAALDLPRGIRINVVSPPWISETLQAMGRDGATGMPAAKVAAAYVASVEGMDTGKIIDARKFA from the coding sequence ATGCGAATACTGGTGATCGGCGCGAGCGGGACAATCGGCCGTCCGGTCGTGGACGCTCTGGCGGAGCGGCATGAGGTCGTGTGCGTGGGACGCACACACGGAGATTATCACGCGGACATCTCCTCTCCCGAATCTCTCGTGCAGCTCTTTGCCAATGTCGGTGAGATGGACGCCCTGGTGAGCGCCGCCGGCTCGGCCCGATTCAAGCCGCTGGAAGACTTGACGGAGGACGATTTCGCGTTCAGTCTCGCGAACAAGCTCATGGGGCAGGTCAATCTCGCGCGGATCGGCGCAAAGTACATCCGCGACAATGGCTCCATCACCCTGACCACAGGAATCCTGGCGAGCGAACCCATCTCCGGCAGCGCCGCGATCAGCCTGGTCAACAGCGGACTCGAAGGCTTCGCCCGCGCCGCCGCCCTGGACCTGCCGCGCGGCATTCGCATCAACGTCGTCAGCCCTCCCTGGATCTCCGAAACGCTCCAAGCCATGGGGCGCGACGGCGCGACAGGAATGCCCGCCGCCAAAGTCGCCGCCGCCTACGTCGCGAGCGTTGAGGGTATGGACACCGGCAAGATCATCGACGCCCGAAAGTTCGCATAG
- a CDS encoding TetR/AcrR family transcriptional regulator, whose amino-acid sequence MKNKTLGRPRTFDAGQVLDQAVQVFWTKGYDAASVDDLVLAMGMSKPSLYNAFGDKQALFMRCLERYGETVGARALGAMSNAEGARDAAHAYLAQAARNATGDDTPAGCLIACIAPVVDHAGVRAFLATAITAADEAIADRLAAGVASGELPADFPARQRARRITDLSMSIALRARVGATRAELLVAAAEGAELALGPC is encoded by the coding sequence ATGAAAAATAAAACGCTGGGCCGCCCGCGCACCTTCGACGCTGGTCAGGTCTTAGATCAGGCGGTGCAGGTCTTCTGGACAAAGGGGTATGACGCCGCTTCCGTAGACGATCTGGTTCTGGCGATGGGGATGAGCAAACCGAGCCTGTACAATGCGTTCGGGGATAAGCAGGCGCTCTTTATGCGCTGTCTGGAGCGCTACGGGGAAACGGTCGGCGCGCGGGCGCTTGGCGCCATGTCGAACGCCGAGGGCGCTCGCGACGCGGCGCATGCCTACCTGGCGCAAGCCGCGCGGAACGCGACCGGCGACGACACGCCCGCCGGGTGTCTGATCGCTTGCATCGCTCCGGTGGTGGATCATGCCGGCGTCCGAGCATTCCTGGCGACCGCCATAACGGCGGCGGACGAAGCGATCGCCGACCGCCTCGCGGCCGGCGTCGCTTCCGGCGAACTGCCCGCAGATTTCCCCGCACGCCAGCGCGCGCGGCGTATTACGGACCTGTCCATGTCGATCGCCCTGCGCGCCCGCGTCGGAGCCACGCGCGCCGAACTCCTCGTGGCCGCCGCCGAAGGCGCGGAACTCGCGTTAGGGCCGTGCTGA
- a CDS encoding 3-oxoacyl-ACP reductase family protein, whose amino-acid sequence MATVLAGKVALVTGGSRGIGAAIAKRLAADGAAVALTYSASPDRAQEVVEEIVAAGGRALAILADSADAEAVRSAVAQTVKTFDRLDILVNNAGILSLGSLDEISLEYFDRAMAINVRAVFVASQAASPYLSEGGRIITIGSVVGDRAGFPGAGVYSATKAAVAGLTKGIARDLGPRGITVNNIQPGPTETDMNPADGPHVDMLKGLIALGRMGKDTEIASLAAYLASPEAAFITGASLTIDGGFLA is encoded by the coding sequence ATGGCGACGGTATTGGCGGGAAAAGTGGCGCTGGTTACGGGAGGGTCGCGGGGCATTGGGGCGGCGATCGCCAAACGGCTGGCGGCGGACGGCGCGGCGGTTGCGCTGACTTACTCGGCGTCTCCCGACAGGGCTCAGGAAGTGGTCGAAGAGATTGTGGCGGCGGGCGGACGGGCGCTGGCGATCTTAGCGGATAGCGCGGACGCAGAGGCGGTGCGGAGCGCCGTCGCGCAGACCGTGAAGACGTTCGATCGGCTGGATATTTTGGTGAATAACGCGGGAATTTTGTCGCTCGGATCGCTGGACGAGATTTCGCTGGAATATTTCGACCGCGCGATGGCGATCAATGTGCGCGCGGTATTTGTCGCCTCGCAGGCGGCGTCCCCGTATTTGAGCGAGGGCGGCCGAATCATCACCATCGGCAGCGTTGTCGGAGATCGAGCCGGATTTCCCGGGGCCGGCGTTTACAGCGCGACCAAGGCGGCCGTGGCGGGATTGACGAAGGGAATAGCGCGCGACCTCGGTCCGCGTGGAATCACGGTGAATAATATCCAGCCAGGTCCGACGGAAACTGATATGAATCCCGCCGACGGTCCGCACGTCGATATGCTCAAGGGGCTCATCGCGCTTGGCCGCATGGGTAAGGATACGGAGATCGCCAGCCTCGCCGCGTATCTCGCCAGTCCCGAGGCGGCGTTCATTACGGGAGCCAGCTTAACCATCGACGGCGGCTTCCTCGCTTAA